The following are from one region of the Georgenia sp. M64 genome:
- the guaD gene encoding guanine deaminase, producing MTLYRATVLDTPGDPLEDGPEALRAESDGGLLVRDGVIAARGRFADVAAAHPGEEVVDLRGGILLPGMVDTHVHFPQVRAIGGLGMPLLDWLDRCALPEEMRLVDRAYAEEVAGEFVDGLVRAGTTTALVFGSHFPEAVDALFGEAERVGLRITSGLVVSDRVLPEPLLTTPEAALAHGRALLERWHGRGRLRYAVTPRFSLSSSEPMLDACAELLGARDDVWFTSHLNENTAEIEEVARLFPGAGHYLDSYDRHGLVTPRSVLAHNVHPTGHELEVLARAGAAVAHCPTSNCALGSGLFPFAEHLTAGVRVALGSDVGAGTGFSLLKEGLQAYFVQRLLGPRGVALGPAALLHLATRSGALALGLGDDVGDLSVGKQFDAVWVRPQPGSTLEVVLRHAADPTDALAKIFTLGTPGDVAVVWVAGRAVSSAPQPVPPSLPLEAA from the coding sequence ATGACCCTCTACCGCGCCACCGTCCTCGACACCCCCGGCGACCCGCTCGAGGACGGCCCCGAGGCCCTGCGCGCCGAGAGCGACGGCGGGCTCCTCGTCCGCGACGGCGTGATCGCCGCCCGCGGCCGCTTCGCGGACGTCGCCGCCGCCCACCCCGGCGAGGAGGTCGTCGACCTGCGGGGCGGGATCCTGCTGCCGGGGATGGTCGACACCCACGTGCACTTCCCGCAGGTGCGGGCCATCGGCGGCCTGGGCATGCCCCTGCTGGACTGGCTCGACCGGTGCGCGCTGCCCGAGGAGATGCGCCTGGTGGACCGGGCCTACGCCGAGGAGGTCGCCGGCGAGTTCGTCGACGGCCTCGTCCGCGCCGGCACCACCACCGCGCTGGTCTTCGGCTCGCACTTCCCGGAGGCCGTCGACGCCCTGTTCGGCGAGGCCGAGCGGGTCGGGCTGCGGATCACCAGCGGCCTGGTCGTCAGCGACCGGGTCCTCCCCGAGCCCCTGCTCACCACCCCCGAGGCAGCCCTCGCGCACGGCCGGGCCCTGCTGGAGAGGTGGCACGGCCGCGGACGCCTGCGCTACGCCGTCACGCCGCGGTTCTCCCTCTCCAGCTCCGAGCCGATGCTCGACGCGTGCGCCGAGCTCCTCGGCGCCCGCGACGACGTCTGGTTCACCTCCCACCTCAACGAGAACACCGCCGAGATCGAGGAGGTCGCCCGGCTCTTCCCCGGCGCCGGGCACTACCTCGACTCCTACGACCGGCACGGCCTGGTCACCCCGCGCTCGGTCCTGGCCCACAACGTCCACCCCACCGGTCACGAGCTCGAGGTGCTCGCCCGCGCGGGCGCCGCCGTCGCCCACTGCCCCACCTCCAACTGCGCCCTCGGCAGCGGGCTGTTCCCCTTCGCCGAGCACCTCACGGCCGGCGTGCGGGTGGCGCTCGGCTCCGACGTCGGGGCCGGCACCGGTTTCTCCCTGCTCAAGGAGGGCCTGCAGGCGTACTTCGTCCAGCGCCTCCTCGGCCCGCGCGGCGTGGCCCTCGGCCCCGCCGCGCTCCTCCATCTCGCGACGAGGTCCGGCGCCCTGGCGCTGGGGCTCGGCGACGACGTCGGCGACCTCTCGGTCGGCAAGCAGTTCGACGCCGTCTGGGTCCGACCCCAGCCGGGCAGCACCCTCGAGGTCGTGCTCCGCCACGCGGCGGACCCGACCGACGCCCTTGCCAAGATCTTCACCCTGGGCACACCCGGCGACGTCGCAGTCGTCTGGGTAGCCGGCCGGGCGGTCAGCTCCGCGCCCCAGCCCGTGCCCCCGTCCCTTCCCCTGGAGGCAGCATGA
- the xdhC gene encoding xanthine dehydrogenase accessory protein XdhC, translated as MDWLEAVQSLRADARPGVLVTVTAVRGHAPREAGAKMVVAKDATWDSVGGGNLEATVVDRARAMIDEGVTVPETVTFALNDHTENRHGRQCCGGEVSVLLEPLRTAPTVAVFGVGHVGLELARILSRLRLDLHLVDSRPEQLDPLRLAEVTGGHASVTVHHAVAPETVLRALPAGSHVLVMTHDHAEDLLLCDAALRRGDLDVGLIGSRAKWSRFRVRLRGEGHDDAVISTITCPIGLPTITGKAPAVIAVSVAADLLQTIEATGPAGPSHGLARPDRATAAAPAEGRRA; from the coding sequence GTGGACTGGCTGGAGGCGGTCCAGAGCCTGCGCGCGGACGCTCGCCCGGGCGTCCTCGTCACCGTGACGGCGGTCCGCGGCCACGCCCCGCGTGAGGCGGGCGCGAAGATGGTCGTGGCGAAGGACGCCACGTGGGACAGCGTCGGCGGGGGCAACCTCGAGGCCACGGTCGTGGACCGGGCGCGGGCGATGATCGACGAGGGCGTCACCGTGCCCGAGACCGTGACGTTCGCGCTCAACGACCACACCGAGAACCGGCACGGGCGTCAGTGCTGCGGGGGAGAGGTCAGCGTCCTCCTCGAGCCGCTGCGCACGGCCCCGACCGTCGCCGTGTTCGGTGTCGGGCACGTCGGCCTCGAGCTCGCCCGCATCCTGTCCCGGCTGCGCCTGGACCTCCACCTCGTCGACAGCCGGCCCGAGCAGCTCGACCCGCTGCGCCTGGCCGAGGTCACCGGCGGGCACGCGAGCGTCACCGTCCACCACGCCGTCGCCCCGGAGACCGTGCTGCGCGCCCTCCCGGCGGGCTCGCACGTGCTCGTCATGACGCACGACCACGCCGAGGACCTCCTCCTGTGCGACGCGGCCCTGCGCCGCGGTGACCTGGACGTGGGCCTCATCGGCTCCCGCGCGAAGTGGTCACGGTTCCGGGTCCGGCTGCGCGGCGAGGGCCACGACGACGCCGTCATCTCCACCATCACCTGCCCCATCGGGCTGCCGACCATCACGGGCAAGGCCCCGGCCGTCATCGCCGTCTCCGTCGCGGCCGACCTGCTGCAGACCATCGAGGCCACCGGACCTGCGGGGCCCTCCCACGGCCTCGCGCGGCCGGACCGTGCGACGGCCGCCGCGCCGGCCGAGGGCCGCCGCGCATGA
- the xdhB gene encoding xanthine dehydrogenase molybdopterin binding subunit, translating to MRSLSERPERPVVGVSVPHESAELHVTGAALYTDDLVVRTAGVLHAWPVQAPHAHARVTSLDTSGATTVPGVVRVLTGADVPGVNDAGVKGDEPLFPTEVMYFGHPVAWVLGESLEAARLGAEAVRAEYEVLPSLLTLGEAMEAGSFQGNQPTVSRGDAAAGLAAAAHRFSGELELGGQEHFYLETHAALALVDEAGQVLVQSSTQHPSETQEIVAHVLGLHSHEVTVQCLRMGGGFGGKEMQPHGLAAIAALGSVLTGRPVRLRLNRTQDLTITGKRHPFHASWEVGFDDDGRLLALRATLTSDGGWSLDLSEPVLARALCHIDNAYFIPDVEVHGRIARTNKTSQTAFRGFGGPQGMLVIEDILGRCAPLLGVEPAELRRRNFYAPGQATPYGQPVRHPERLAAIWDEVHERADVARRREQIAAFNTAHPYTKRALAVTPVKFGISFNLTAFNQAGALVHVYKDGSVLINHGGTEMGQGLHTKMRQVAATALGVPLDHVRLAPTRTDKVPNTSATAASSGADLNGGAVKDACEQIRERLAGVAARTLDIHPDDVRFDGGRVTGIGFHDRDLAWSDVVSAAYFQRVPLFAAGYYRTEGLHWDSSRMQGEPFKYFSYGVAASEVEVDGFTGAYRFLRTDIVHDVGDTLSPLIDLGQIEGGFVQGAGWLTLEELRWDLSDGDTRGRLATQSASTYKLPSFSEMPEELNVHLFERATETGVVYGSKAVGEPPLMLAFSVREALREAAAAFGPGGVTVGLASPATPEAVFWAVQAARAAGGAPGEETSAVPGAPVAGTAAARPAGGGDDLGDGAPTGDAAAPSPGAAQPAATGDVDGSDHGTEEAHDGADHGVARAGAGGS from the coding sequence ATGAGGTCCCTGTCCGAGCGTCCCGAGCGGCCCGTCGTCGGGGTCTCCGTCCCGCACGAGAGCGCCGAGCTCCACGTCACCGGCGCCGCGCTCTACACCGACGACCTCGTCGTGCGCACCGCCGGGGTCCTGCACGCCTGGCCCGTCCAGGCCCCACATGCCCACGCCCGCGTCACCTCGCTGGACACCAGCGGGGCGACGACGGTGCCGGGCGTGGTCCGCGTCCTCACCGGCGCCGACGTCCCGGGCGTCAACGACGCCGGCGTCAAGGGCGACGAGCCGCTCTTCCCCACCGAGGTCATGTACTTCGGCCACCCCGTGGCCTGGGTCCTGGGCGAGAGCCTCGAGGCGGCCCGGCTCGGCGCCGAGGCGGTGCGGGCCGAGTACGAGGTCCTCCCGTCGCTGCTCACCCTCGGCGAGGCGATGGAGGCCGGCAGCTTCCAGGGCAACCAGCCCACCGTGAGCCGCGGCGACGCCGCCGCCGGGCTGGCGGCGGCAGCACACCGCTTCTCCGGCGAGCTCGAGCTCGGCGGCCAGGAGCACTTCTACCTCGAGACCCACGCCGCGCTCGCCCTCGTGGACGAGGCGGGGCAGGTCCTCGTCCAGTCCAGCACCCAGCACCCCTCCGAGACCCAGGAGATCGTGGCCCACGTCCTCGGGCTGCACAGCCACGAGGTCACCGTGCAGTGCCTGCGCATGGGCGGCGGGTTCGGCGGCAAGGAGATGCAGCCCCACGGCCTCGCGGCCATCGCCGCGCTCGGCTCGGTCCTGACCGGCCGGCCCGTCCGGCTGCGGCTCAACCGCACGCAGGACCTGACGATCACCGGCAAGCGGCACCCGTTCCACGCCTCGTGGGAGGTCGGCTTCGACGACGACGGCCGCCTGCTCGCCCTGCGCGCGACCCTGACCTCCGACGGCGGCTGGAGCCTGGACCTGTCCGAGCCCGTGCTCGCCCGGGCGCTGTGCCACATCGACAACGCCTACTTCATCCCCGACGTCGAGGTCCACGGCCGGATCGCCCGGACCAACAAGACCTCGCAGACGGCGTTCCGGGGCTTCGGCGGCCCGCAGGGGATGCTCGTCATCGAGGACATCCTCGGGCGGTGCGCGCCCCTGCTGGGGGTGGAGCCGGCCGAGCTGCGCCGGCGCAACTTCTACGCCCCGGGCCAGGCCACGCCCTACGGCCAGCCGGTGCGGCACCCCGAGCGGCTCGCCGCGATCTGGGACGAGGTCCACGAGCGCGCCGACGTCGCCCGGCGCCGTGAGCAGATCGCCGCGTTCAACACCGCACACCCGTACACGAAGCGGGCGCTGGCCGTGACGCCGGTGAAGTTCGGCATCTCGTTCAACCTCACCGCGTTCAACCAGGCCGGGGCGCTCGTCCACGTCTACAAGGACGGGTCGGTGCTCATCAACCACGGTGGCACCGAGATGGGCCAGGGCCTGCACACCAAGATGCGCCAGGTCGCGGCGACCGCCCTGGGCGTGCCGCTGGACCACGTCCGCCTCGCGCCCACCCGGACCGACAAGGTGCCCAACACCTCCGCCACGGCAGCCAGCTCGGGCGCGGACCTCAACGGCGGCGCCGTCAAGGACGCCTGCGAGCAGATCCGCGAGCGGCTCGCGGGTGTCGCGGCCCGCACGCTCGACATCCACCCCGACGACGTCCGCTTCGACGGCGGGCGGGTCACGGGCATCGGGTTCCACGACCGGGACCTGGCATGGTCCGACGTCGTCAGCGCCGCCTACTTCCAGCGGGTCCCTCTGTTCGCCGCCGGGTACTACCGCACCGAGGGCCTGCACTGGGACTCCAGCCGGATGCAGGGCGAGCCGTTCAAGTACTTCTCCTACGGCGTCGCCGCCTCCGAGGTGGAGGTGGACGGCTTCACCGGTGCCTACCGGTTCCTGCGCACCGACATCGTCCACGACGTCGGCGACACGCTCTCCCCGCTCATCGACCTCGGCCAGATCGAGGGCGGGTTCGTCCAGGGCGCCGGCTGGCTGACCCTGGAGGAGCTGCGCTGGGACCTCTCCGACGGCGACACCCGCGGCCGTCTGGCCACCCAGTCGGCGAGCACCTACAAGCTGCCGAGCTTCTCCGAGATGCCCGAGGAGCTCAACGTCCACCTCTTCGAGCGGGCCACCGAGACCGGCGTCGTCTACGGCTCCAAGGCCGTGGGGGAACCGCCGCTCATGCTGGCCTTCAGCGTCCGGGAGGCGCTGCGTGAGGCCGCCGCCGCGTTCGGGCCCGGCGGGGTCACCGTGGGCCTGGCGAGCCCGGCCACCCCCGAGGCGGTCTTCTGGGCCGTCCAGGCGGCCCGCGCGGCCGGTGGCGCGCCCGGCGAGGAGACGTCGGCGGTGCCGGGTGCGCCCGTCGCGGGGACGGCGGCGGCCCGGCCGGCCGGCGGGGGAGACGACCTCGGGGACGGCGCACCCACGGGGGACGCGGCCGCGCCGTCGCCGGGGGCCGCCCAGCCCGCCGCGACGGGCGACGTCGACGGGTCCGACCACGGCACCGAGGAGGCCCACGACGGCGCCGACCACGGCGTCGCCCGCGCCGGCGCCGGGGGGAGCTGA
- a CDS encoding FAD binding domain-containing protein has product MDLEVTVNGEVRADVPAGPHTSLLDWLRAQGLTAAKEGCAEGECGACAVLVARPDGEGRTRWTAINACLPPAAALDGQEIVTAEGLGTAPGACRSEHLHPVQREMAERGGSQCGYCTPGFVCSMAAEYYRPDRRAGVAAGATGTSAVGEDHAADDETGPNGFDLHALSGNLCRCTGYRPIRDAAFALDGPEAGDPLAERQGRPAPAVRSTDRSDATGRFVRPADLAELLERLAADPDALVVAGATDTGVERNIRHARPPLVLAVDRLPELRGLEVTDERIEIGAALTLSEVERALDGRVPLLAQLFPQFASRLIRNTATLGGNLGTGSPIGDSAPALLALDASLVLTGADGEREVPLAEYFTGYRTTVRRPGEIIRAVRLPLPLAPATAFYKIAKRRFDDISSVAVAFALTTGGDGEVSAVRIGLGGVAATPVRARATEDALVGRRWTEETARSAAAVMAGEGTPMDDHRASSRYRSAMLEQSLLRFFAQTALEVAR; this is encoded by the coding sequence ATGGACCTAGAGGTCACCGTCAACGGCGAGGTCAGGGCCGACGTCCCGGCCGGGCCGCACACGTCGCTGCTGGACTGGCTGCGCGCGCAGGGCCTGACCGCCGCCAAGGAGGGCTGCGCGGAGGGTGAGTGCGGTGCGTGCGCCGTCCTCGTCGCCCGCCCCGACGGTGAGGGCCGCACGCGCTGGACGGCGATCAACGCCTGCCTGCCGCCGGCCGCCGCGCTGGACGGGCAGGAGATCGTCACCGCCGAGGGCCTGGGCACGGCGCCCGGCGCCTGCCGGTCGGAGCACCTCCACCCGGTCCAGCGCGAGATGGCCGAGCGGGGCGGGTCGCAGTGCGGCTACTGCACGCCGGGGTTCGTCTGCTCGATGGCCGCGGAGTACTACCGGCCGGACCGCCGAGCCGGGGTGGCGGCCGGGGCGACCGGGACGTCCGCCGTCGGGGAGGACCACGCCGCCGACGACGAGACCGGTCCCAACGGGTTCGACCTGCACGCCCTGAGCGGGAACCTGTGCCGTTGCACCGGGTACCGGCCCATCCGCGACGCGGCGTTCGCCCTCGACGGCCCCGAGGCCGGTGACCCCCTCGCCGAGCGCCAGGGACGCCCCGCGCCCGCGGTCCGGAGCACCGACCGGTCCGACGCCACCGGGCGGTTCGTGCGGCCCGCCGACCTCGCCGAGCTCCTCGAGCGGCTCGCCGCCGACCCCGACGCCCTCGTCGTCGCCGGCGCCACGGACACCGGCGTCGAGCGCAACATCCGTCACGCCCGGCCCCCGCTCGTCCTGGCGGTGGACCGTCTCCCCGAGCTGCGCGGCCTCGAGGTCACCGACGAGCGCATCGAGATCGGCGCGGCCCTGACCCTGTCGGAGGTCGAGCGGGCCCTCGACGGGCGGGTCCCGCTGCTGGCCCAGCTCTTCCCGCAGTTCGCCTCGCGCCTCATCCGCAACACCGCGACCCTCGGCGGCAACCTCGGCACCGGCTCGCCCATCGGCGACTCCGCGCCCGCGCTCCTCGCCCTGGACGCCTCCCTCGTCCTCACCGGCGCGGACGGCGAGCGGGAGGTCCCCCTGGCCGAGTACTTCACCGGGTACCGCACGACCGTGCGCCGGCCCGGGGAGATCATCCGGGCGGTGCGTCTCCCGCTCCCGCTCGCGCCCGCCACCGCGTTCTACAAGATCGCCAAGCGGCGCTTCGACGACATCTCCTCGGTCGCCGTCGCGTTCGCCCTGACCACCGGTGGCGACGGCGAGGTGAGCGCGGTCCGGATCGGGCTCGGCGGCGTCGCCGCGACGCCGGTCCGCGCACGGGCGACCGAGGACGCCCTCGTGGGACGCCGGTGGACCGAGGAGACGGCCCGGTCGGCCGCTGCGGTCATGGCCGGCGAGGGCACCCCCATGGACGACCACCGCGCCAGCTCGCGGTACCGCTCGGCCATGCTCGAGCAGTCCCTCCTGCGATTCTTCGCCCAGACCGCCCTGGAGGTGGCCCGATGA
- a CDS encoding SRPBCC family protein: MTTKVHKSIMVDVPVATAYNQWTQFEDFPHFMGGVTSVTQLSDDRLQWVAEIAGVKREWEARILEQVPDRKIAWAATEGATNAGAVTFEDVGGGQTQIHLELEYEPEGLVETAGDKLGLVERQAVADLERFKEIIESEGYASGAWRGTVNPGATVGAPGVGAAAPSEGDSGKAGVSGKAAAAAVGVAAAGAAAVAAAKGGDDSPTRTAPSAPAEGFDPGAPPGTPPAYPPTVADDESIPPAVRAQANVDPETGLAPGEADRTDVDASGTGLTEGEPRHRDDDAPYRDDDARRRDDDPLR, from the coding sequence ATGACCACGAAGGTCCACAAGTCGATCATGGTCGACGTCCCGGTCGCCACGGCCTACAACCAGTGGACGCAGTTCGAGGACTTCCCCCACTTCATGGGTGGCGTCACGTCCGTCACCCAGCTCTCCGACGACCGTCTGCAGTGGGTCGCCGAGATCGCGGGGGTCAAGCGCGAGTGGGAGGCCCGGATCCTCGAGCAGGTCCCCGACCGCAAGATCGCCTGGGCGGCCACGGAGGGCGCCACCAACGCCGGCGCGGTGACGTTCGAGGACGTCGGCGGCGGCCAGACCCAGATCCACCTCGAGCTGGAGTACGAGCCCGAGGGTCTGGTCGAGACGGCCGGCGACAAGCTCGGCCTCGTCGAGCGGCAGGCGGTGGCCGACCTCGAGCGCTTCAAGGAGATCATCGAGTCCGAGGGGTACGCGAGCGGCGCCTGGCGCGGCACCGTCAACCCCGGCGCGACGGTCGGCGCCCCCGGTGTCGGCGCAGCAGCGCCCTCCGAGGGCGACTCGGGCAAGGCGGGGGTCTCCGGCAAAGCCGCCGCGGCCGCCGTCGGCGTGGCCGCCGCGGGAGCGGCCGCGGTCGCAGCCGCCAAGGGCGGTGACGACAGCCCCACCCGCACCGCCCCGTCCGCACCGGCGGAGGGCTTCGACCCCGGGGCCCCTCCCGGGACCCCGCCGGCCTACCCGCCCACGGTGGCCGACGACGAGTCGATCCCGCCCGCCGTGCGGGCACAGGCCAACGTCGACCCCGAGACCGGGCTCGCCCCCGGCGAGGCCGACCGGACGGACGTGGACGCGTCGGGCACCGGGCTCACCGAGGGCGAGCCTCGGCACCGTGACGACGACGCCCCGTACCGGGACGACGACGCCCGTCGCCGCGACGACGACCCCCTCCGCTGA
- a CDS encoding DUF2254 domain-containing protein has protein sequence MNILQRLRERFWFVPAVMVVVAVLLAEALIAVDELATLPTLPGWLDSIIYRVGESGSRDILGAIAGSSLAVAGTTFSITMAVLALTSSSYGPRLVRNFMADRGNQAVLGVFVATFLYSLLVLRSIRALGDPGDPEAEVFIPHLAVNGAVVLAVLNIAVLIYFIHHISDSIQVSTIARRVRQDLHATVDRLYPEQIGRDLDVDARLPDRLEEEAAPVRGGRTGYVTYVDEAALLDAARSGDALLALRVMPGRYVLEDTVLCLVHPRDRRDDELVKKVRDAVVVSDARTPYQDVDFAVQQLTELAVRALSPGTNDPYTAVNALDDLSSGLALLAARELPSPWRADDDGVPRVHAPRPDAVSLTSDVLDHVRWYAGTAPSVMHAGLTLVRRVGRHAQDQALRARLLTQVRLLTEAFEGAGHQEHDVEVFRERADEVTRGLARTGA, from the coding sequence GTGAACATCCTCCAGCGCCTGCGCGAACGTTTCTGGTTCGTGCCGGCCGTCATGGTCGTTGTGGCGGTCCTGCTCGCCGAGGCCCTCATCGCCGTCGACGAGCTGGCGACCCTGCCCACGCTGCCCGGCTGGCTCGACTCGATCATCTACCGCGTGGGCGAGAGCGGCAGCCGCGACATCCTCGGTGCGATCGCCGGGTCGTCCCTCGCCGTCGCCGGCACGACCTTCTCCATCACGATGGCGGTCCTCGCGCTGACGTCCTCCAGCTACGGCCCGCGCCTGGTACGCAACTTCATGGCCGACCGCGGGAACCAGGCCGTCCTGGGCGTGTTCGTCGCGACCTTCCTCTACAGCCTGCTGGTGCTGCGCTCGATCCGGGCGCTCGGCGACCCCGGCGACCCCGAGGCGGAGGTGTTCATCCCCCACCTGGCGGTCAACGGCGCCGTCGTCCTGGCCGTGCTGAACATCGCCGTGCTCATCTACTTCATCCACCACATCTCCGACTCGATCCAGGTCTCGACCATCGCCCGCCGGGTCCGGCAGGACCTGCACGCGACCGTCGACCGGCTCTACCCCGAGCAGATCGGCCGTGACCTCGACGTCGACGCCCGTCTGCCCGACCGGCTCGAGGAGGAGGCCGCGCCCGTGCGCGGCGGACGGACCGGCTACGTCACCTACGTCGACGAGGCGGCGCTGCTCGACGCCGCCCGCTCGGGAGACGCGCTCCTCGCCCTGCGGGTCATGCCCGGTCGCTACGTCCTGGAGGACACCGTGCTCTGCCTCGTCCACCCGCGGGACCGACGGGACGACGAGCTCGTGAAGAAGGTGCGGGACGCCGTCGTCGTCTCCGACGCCCGCACGCCTTACCAGGACGTCGACTTCGCGGTGCAGCAGCTCACCGAGCTCGCGGTGCGGGCCCTCTCCCCCGGCACGAACGACCCGTACACGGCCGTCAACGCCCTGGACGACCTGTCCTCGGGCCTTGCCCTCCTCGCCGCCCGCGAGCTGCCCTCCCCGTGGCGGGCGGACGACGACGGCGTCCCGCGCGTCCACGCCCCGCGGCCCGACGCCGTCTCCCTCACCTCCGACGTCCTGGACCACGTGCGCTGGTACGCCGGGACCGCGCCGTCGGTCATGCACGCCGGCCTGACCCTGGTGCGGCGGGTCGGCCGGCACGCCCAGGACCAGGCCCTGCGCGCGCGGCTGCTCACCCAGGTCCGGTTGCTCACCGAGGCGTTCGAGGGTGCGGGGCACCAGGAGCACGACGTCGAGGTGTTCCGCGAGCGGGCCGACGAGGTCACCCGGGGACTCGCCCGCACGGGTGCCTGA
- a CDS encoding glycoside hydrolase family 13 protein translates to MTPAPHLLDQPHHDGSEVYVPPGTPRLGDVVPVRLRVPGARREVWVRTVRDGEPMIAPARPDRSVGEEHWYVAEVDVHNPVTGYRFLVAEPGGYRWLNGRGAHARDVPDAADFRLSVHEPAPAWTASSVVYQVFPDRFARSCGHDGPPPGPLPEWALPTAWDEVPGARGRGVGSQLYGGDLPGVESRLDHLERLGVDTLYLTPFFPGRSNHRYDARTFDHVDPLLGGDEALASLRAALRSRRMRLVGDLTTNHTGVAHEWFDRARTDVGTAESSFYHWDDGEPGYVGWLGHASLPKLDHRSPELARRLVEGPGSVVARWLAEPYALDGWRIDVANMTGRYGAVDLTHAVARTIRETMRAVNPEAVLVSEHFHDAGADLVAGGWHANMNYSGFTRPVWTWLVEPGSTLPFLGMPVPVPRRGAGAAVATMREFDSAVPWSVTARQWNMLGSHDTARIRSVLGSRERAEVAAALLLTYPGTPVIFAGDEGGMTGVNGEHARRTMPWAQVDAGGGPDWDAATFEIYRSLLAVRRSSRALREGGLRWAVVDDDAVAYLRETSDERVLVLLARAPWSGARLPASLAADGAENLYGGAPLLVGPGGVELPGDGPGAQVWRLG, encoded by the coding sequence GTGACCCCTGCACCGCACCTGCTCGACCAGCCCCACCACGACGGCTCCGAGGTGTACGTCCCGCCCGGGACGCCGCGCCTGGGTGACGTCGTCCCCGTGCGCCTGCGGGTCCCGGGAGCCCGGCGCGAGGTGTGGGTGCGCACCGTGCGCGACGGCGAGCCGATGATCGCCCCGGCGCGGCCGGACCGGTCGGTCGGCGAGGAGCACTGGTACGTCGCCGAGGTGGACGTGCACAACCCGGTGACGGGCTACCGCTTCCTCGTCGCCGAGCCGGGTGGCTACCGCTGGCTCAACGGGCGCGGCGCCCACGCCCGGGACGTCCCCGACGCCGCCGACTTCCGGCTCAGCGTCCACGAGCCCGCACCGGCGTGGACGGCGTCGTCGGTGGTCTACCAGGTCTTCCCCGACCGCTTCGCCCGCTCCTGCGGCCACGACGGCCCGCCGCCCGGCCCGCTGCCCGAGTGGGCGCTGCCCACGGCGTGGGACGAGGTCCCCGGCGCCCGCGGCCGCGGCGTCGGCAGCCAGCTCTACGGCGGGGACCTGCCCGGGGTCGAGTCCCGCCTGGACCACCTCGAGCGCCTCGGCGTCGACACCCTCTACCTCACCCCGTTCTTCCCCGGCCGGTCCAACCACCGCTACGACGCTCGCACGTTCGACCACGTCGATCCCCTGCTCGGCGGTGACGAGGCGCTCGCCTCGCTGCGCGCCGCGCTGCGCTCGCGCCGCATGCGGCTCGTCGGAGACCTCACGACCAACCACACCGGCGTGGCCCACGAGTGGTTCGACCGGGCGCGCACCGACGTCGGGACCGCCGAGTCGTCCTTCTACCACTGGGACGACGGCGAGCCGGGGTACGTGGGGTGGCTCGGCCACGCCTCGCTGCCCAAGCTCGACCACCGGTCCCCCGAGCTCGCACGGCGCCTGGTCGAGGGGCCGGGGTCCGTCGTCGCCCGCTGGCTCGCCGAGCCCTACGCGCTGGACGGGTGGCGGATCGACGTGGCCAACATGACCGGCCGGTACGGCGCGGTGGACCTCACCCACGCCGTCGCCCGGACCATCAGGGAGACGATGCGCGCGGTGAACCCCGAGGCCGTGCTGGTCTCGGAGCACTTCCACGACGCCGGCGCCGACCTCGTCGCGGGCGGCTGGCACGCGAACATGAACTACTCCGGGTTCACCCGGCCGGTGTGGACCTGGCTCGTCGAGCCGGGCTCCACGCTGCCGTTCCTGGGGATGCCCGTGCCGGTGCCGCGCCGCGGTGCCGGCGCGGCGGTGGCCACGATGCGCGAGTTCGACTCGGCGGTGCCGTGGTCGGTGACGGCACGGCAGTGGAACATGCTCGGCTCGCACGACACCGCACGGATCCGCAGCGTCCTGGGCAGCCGCGAGCGGGCGGAGGTGGCGGCGGCGCTGCTGCTGACCTACCCCGGGACGCCGGTGATCTTCGCCGGCGACGAGGGCGGGATGACCGGCGTCAACGGTGAGCACGCCCGGCGGACCATGCCCTGGGCGCAGGTCGACGCCGGCGGCGGGCCGGACTGGGACGCGGCCACGTTCGAGATCTACCGGTCGCTCCTCGCCGTGCGGCGGTCCTCGCGGGCACTGCGCGAGGGCGGCCTGCGGTGGGCCGTGGTCGACGACGACGCCGTCGCGTACCTGCGCGAGACGAGCGACGAGCGGGTGCTGGTCCTCCTCGCCCGGGCGCCGTGGTCGGGCGCGCGGCTGCCCGCCTCGCTCGCCGCGGACGGCGCCGAGAACCTCTACGGCGGGGCGCCGCTGCTCGTCGGACCGGGCGGGGTCGAGCTGCCGGGCGACGGCCCCGGCGCGCAGGTCTGGCGCCTCGGCTGA
- a CDS encoding VOC family protein, giving the protein MLTVGSIVIRVDDLPRQVAFWSAALDYMPRDGSGEEDDFVLLRPRAGRSGPHISLDRVPAPVQVPPRIHLDLYTEDQRGEVERLVGLGATRVHWDKQPADADYVILADPEGNRFCVVDTTR; this is encoded by the coding sequence GTGCTCACCGTCGGTTCGATCGTCATCCGGGTCGACGACCTGCCCCGGCAGGTCGCGTTCTGGTCGGCCGCGCTGGACTACATGCCCCGCGACGGCAGCGGCGAGGAGGACGACTTCGTCCTGCTGCGCCCGCGCGCCGGCCGGTCCGGCCCCCACATCTCCCTCGACAGGGTCCCCGCGCCGGTCCAGGTCCCGCCGAGGATCCACCTGGACCTGTACACCGAGGACCAGCGCGGCGAGGTCGAGCGGCTCGTGGGGCTCGGCGCGACCCGCGTGCACTGGGACAAGCAGCCCGCCGACGCCGACTACGTCATCCTCGCCGACCCCGAGGGCAACCGGTTCTGCGTCGTCGACACGACCCGCTGA